A section of the Anabaena cylindrica PCC 7122 genome encodes:
- a CDS encoding PfaB family protein, which translates to MKEFPKNKIPKIAIIGMDCFISNCQGLDAFESSIYQGKQHFTPLNYSDTPSLTIPLAEINQLSSQQQLMLQVANNALKNAQLNPETKIAVVMVTESQSHYQNKLASYISRLWDATSPAFAEENSGFSALNLAQKLLINKQVDAVLVAAMDFAEEKNQIIGLQTLSYDQNADATLVGEGAAAVVLQLHQTAKENNNCIYAVIDALSVVQNSPHQPQAVTEACQTAFQIADIQAQDIGYLEVYAGGNTQQDEAEIQGLVTAYTTGESNLSCAVGSIKANIGHTHSASGIISLIKTALCLYHRYIPAVPNWSCPKQPDMWSGSPFYVATESKPWFIEPGTTKRIAAVNSMEANGSYAHLILSEEVSQIERKSRYLEQIPYYLYAIAAENRTSLLNQITALKQTLKDTPVLSQLASQTFREFQKHQQSNYANYAIAILARNQEELTRELDRAIPGVNLAFDTGKDWQTPLGSYFTAKPQGKKGKVAFVYPGSFTSYIGVGRNLLRLFPKIYDDPIINSVYNRTANIEKILYPRSLKKLSKREIEALEQQLINDPVAMLESEVGFAGLMTAILRNYFQIQSQCVFGYSLGETSMMLAQGIWTSFKETSDYLNSSPLFKTQLSGPKNAVRQHWKIPGEDQNPDFWSNYILMCPLSRVQEAIKNEPRVYIPLINAPEEIVIAGETKACQRIIQQLNCDAFPTSINHVIHCEPMHSEYNELVKINTLPLGNVSESIFYSSAEYEPIKLNSHTIGHNIAKCLCQQLDFPRLINRVYNDNIRIFIEVGVGSSCSRWISSNLQEREHIAVSINRKGLDDHTSIIRALGKLLSHRVELDLSPLYSLSSEPNQPLINLENSTIKKPEKTFKSISGKPSNWHYRKLSTNNALMTKNHTFLIKSRQESLQQINSLIQQQIEFYKKYLSKNQNK; encoded by the coding sequence ATGAAAGAATTTCCGAAAAATAAAATTCCTAAAATTGCAATTATAGGAATGGACTGCTTCATTAGTAATTGCCAAGGATTAGATGCTTTTGAAAGCAGTATTTACCAAGGCAAACAACATTTTACACCCCTAAATTATAGCGATACCCCATCATTAACAATTCCATTAGCAGAAATTAATCAACTTTCCTCCCAACAACAATTAATGTTGCAGGTAGCTAATAATGCGCTTAAAAATGCTCAATTAAATCCAGAGACGAAAATTGCAGTTGTGATGGTGACTGAATCTCAAAGTCACTACCAAAACAAACTAGCAAGTTATATTTCTCGGCTGTGGGATGCAACTAGTCCTGCATTTGCTGAAGAAAACTCAGGCTTTTCAGCCTTGAATTTAGCACAAAAACTATTAATAAATAAACAAGTAGATGCTGTATTAGTTGCAGCAATGGATTTTGCTGAAGAGAAAAATCAGATTATAGGTTTGCAAACTCTCAGTTACGATCAAAATGCCGATGCTACTTTAGTAGGAGAGGGTGCAGCCGCTGTAGTATTGCAACTTCATCAAACAGCCAAAGAAAATAATAATTGTATATATGCAGTAATTGATGCTTTGAGTGTGGTGCAGAATTCCCCACATCAACCGCAAGCAGTTACAGAAGCTTGCCAGACTGCTTTTCAGATTGCAGATATTCAAGCTCAAGATATTGGCTATTTGGAAGTTTATGCTGGTGGAAATACCCAACAAGATGAAGCAGAAATTCAAGGTTTAGTTACAGCTTATACAACTGGGGAATCAAACTTAAGTTGTGCAGTGGGTAGCATCAAAGCTAATATTGGTCATACTCACAGTGCATCGGGAATTATCAGTTTAATTAAAACAGCATTGTGTTTATATCACCGCTACATTCCCGCAGTTCCCAATTGGTCATGTCCCAAACAACCGGATATGTGGAGTGGAAGTCCCTTTTATGTGGCTACAGAATCTAAACCTTGGTTTATAGAACCAGGTACGACTAAAAGAATAGCTGCTGTTAACAGTATGGAGGCAAATGGCAGTTATGCACACTTGATTTTATCAGAGGAAGTCAGCCAGATAGAACGCAAGAGCAGATATTTAGAGCAGATTCCTTATTATTTATATGCGATCGCAGCAGAAAATCGCACCTCCCTATTAAACCAAATTACCGCACTTAAGCAAACCCTCAAAGATACCCCTGTTCTCTCTCAACTGGCCAGCCAAACCTTTAGAGAATTTCAAAAACATCAACAGTCAAATTATGCAAATTATGCGATCGCAATTCTGGCACGAAATCAAGAAGAACTCACACGAGAATTAGACCGTGCCATCCCCGGTGTTAATCTTGCCTTTGATACCGGAAAAGACTGGCAAACCCCCCTTGGTAGCTATTTTACTGCCAAACCACAGGGCAAAAAAGGTAAAGTCGCTTTTGTTTACCCCGGTTCCTTCACTTCTTACATCGGAGTAGGGCGAAATCTCTTACGTCTGTTTCCCAAAATTTATGATGATCCTATCATCAATAGCGTTTATAATCGCACCGCCAACATTGAAAAAATTCTCTATCCCCGCAGCTTAAAAAAATTATCAAAAAGAGAAATAGAAGCCTTAGAACAGCAATTAATCAATGACCCAGTAGCAATGCTGGAATCTGAAGTTGGCTTTGCTGGACTCATGACTGCAATACTCAGAAATTATTTCCAAATACAATCACAATGTGTCTTTGGTTATAGCCTTGGTGAAACCAGCATGATGTTAGCCCAAGGTATTTGGACAAGCTTTAAAGAAACAAGTGATTATTTGAATTCATCGCCCCTCTTTAAAACTCAATTATCCGGCCCCAAAAATGCAGTTCGTCAACATTGGAAAATACCAGGAGAAGATCAAAACCCAGATTTTTGGAGCAACTACATCCTGATGTGTCCATTATCCCGTGTTCAGGAAGCAATAAAAAACGAACCTCGTGTCTACATACCTTTAATTAATGCACCAGAAGAAATTGTTATTGCTGGTGAAACAAAAGCCTGTCAAAGAATAATTCAACAACTAAATTGTGATGCTTTTCCAACTTCCATCAATCATGTAATTCATTGTGAGCCAATGCACTCCGAGTACAATGAACTAGTAAAAATTAACACCTTACCTCTCGGAAACGTATCAGAATCTATTTTTTATTCCTCCGCAGAATATGAACCAATCAAACTCAATAGCCATACTATAGGACACAACATTGCTAAATGTCTATGTCAGCAACTTGATTTTCCTCGCCTCATTAACCGGGTTTACAACGACAATATCAGAATATTTATTGAAGTAGGTGTTGGTAGCAGTTGTTCAAGATGGATTAGCTCAAATCTCCAAGAAAGAGAACATATAGCCGTATCTATTAATCGTAAAGGTTTAGATGATCATACTTCAATTATCAGAGCATTAGGTAAACTTCTCAGCCATCGTGTCGAATTAGATTTATCACCCTTGTATTCTCTTTCTTCAGAACCAAATCAACCTTTAATTAACCTAGAAAATTCTACTATTAAAAAACCAGAAAAAACCTTCAAATCCATTTCTGGCAAACCATCTAATTGGCACTACAGGAAATTGAGTACTAATAATGCACTCATGACTAAAAATCATACCTTTTTAATCAAATCACGCCAGGAATCACTACAGCAAATAAACTCCTTAATTCAACAGCAAATTGAATTTTACAAAAAATACTTGAGCAAGAACCAAAATAAATGA
- a CDS encoding type I polyketide synthase — protein sequence MAASKIEAVLSQLQDEISNCEKALLKLIKRKINMSENTNLLSKINTQLQQTNVAIIGMASIFPQSKNLQEYWETIIQKIDCITDVPTSRWSIEDYYDPNPHAVDKTYSKRGGFLPDIDFNPMEFGLPPNILEVTDISQLLGLVVAKAAMKDAGYGESSQINSEIYDRTGVVLGVAIGRQLAVPLGARLQYPIWEKVLKNSGLSDQDTEKIIQKIKSAYVQWEENAFPGMLANVISGRIANRLDLGGMNCVVDAACASSLGALRMAISELVEHRADMMLTGGVDTDNSIFAYMCFSKTPAISPGEKVKPFDAESDGMMLGEGVGMLVLKRLEDAVRDSDRIYAVIKGIGSSSDGKYKSIYAPRSEGQIKALQRAYQEAGISPASVSLIEAHGTGTMVGDPTEFTSIKQFFGENNSKTQHIALGTVKSQIGHTKAAAGAASLIKTALALHHKVLPPTINVTKPHPKLNIENSPFYLNTETRPWISSQPRRAGVSAFGFGGTNYHVVLEEYENEHDQSYRLHNTPKSILLSAPTTPELLSRCQEIYQQLKSDQKQLRYQQIITESETLEIPINYNRIGFLVNNCTQAEEFLQLSIDQLKKQPKAESWEHPKGIYYRQTGIETKGKIVALFSGQGSQYLDMGKEVAVNFPNLRQTYAHMDKLLCKDGLNPLSEVVFPHPVFDAEQKKHQLEILQKTEYAQPAIGAFSAALYNILKQAGFKADFVAGHSFGELTALWAGGVLSEEDYFFLVTARGKAMATSPESDPGGMLAVKGDVGQLQELIKNFPQVAIANWNSPNQVVLAGKKVELAQVQNVLKEKGFLTFLLGVSAAFHTPLVAHAQEPFLQAIEKVNFNDAKIPIYTNVTGERYPSDSSSIQKILKKHLLNQVLFQQEIENIYADGGYCFIEFGPKNVLTNLVKDILNDKPHIAVALNGNHAKNSDLVLREAIIQLRVVGLPLQKLDPYQIETKITQVDQKKVLNVRLNSTNITDKAKQAFAQAMEDGYQISTVSPHAELMNKNQTSTVSSFTEVSNEHYQIVEIESLLPAHNELINGNGKSTHNEDNSKLDKVEIPIANYEKVIDGLEQSLAEFTRNQRDITQAHEQSLHNQTEYTKTFYQLMQQQHSLLANNQVSEYQAQTQQLAISSSERSIMRLHDHQTDTIHIHKQYLSYQQEYTHNYFQLLQQHYNFLLVPNDRPQPQNPSRYLPKEVREGEENEKNLINKNGVNNSSALQEGLQESSNTITVVPTNPIDINISTLGQTLLTIVSDKTGYPTEMLDLSMDIEADLGIDSIKRVEILGGLLELYPDLPKPNPEELGQLRTLGQIAEYIKTLIPDLLNQKVEVSEATIVPAQTLVKVPHDTEENQPQIPEAQTNFPELEVSLTPIQLLSTSEDKLEEIAANDIDKQIIIPTDLSNILLTIVSDKTGYPTEMLELSMDIEADLGIDSIKRVEILGGLLELYPNLPRPNPEELGQLRTLGQIAEYMQDLAKGITKLLTEKKQDLKVTELNHKILRSPVKLQQLPQPDVLEFNIPENHIALITDNGSSTTGKLATALMEKGWKTVVLSFPSVQSTLVEGINHVVLNDWSEEGLKQQLEDISCDYGAVGTFIHLHSATHDQASHSVRYLETEHTVLRHVFLVAKYLKESLTNAATKGRSCFINVARLDGEFGLGHTINFGVIGAGIFGLTKSLNQEWEAVFCRSLDLSPDLDVDTSVKYILAELQDPNLLVTEVGYSHKGRVTLIAEPASLSISNSPLPITKDQVFLVSGGAKGITAQCVIKLAQQYQCKFILLGRSSTEAEPVWAEGYENEAQLKQQIMEDFQARGEKPTPRMVQKKYQAISSQREIQNTLKAIEKAGGEAVYLSVDVTDGILLEQKLASIVECVGEITGIIHGAGNLADKRIEKKSIHDFETVYSSKVKGLENLLRCVPPKQLQYLVLFSSVVGFYGNVGQSDYAIANEILNKSAHLVKRNHPDCHVAAINWGPWDSGMVSPELKQVFTERGIETIPVEIGTQMLVDELTNASPETVQLVIGSPLVYIPSSLSSELKTYRIHRQLTLAANPFLQDHVILGRPVLPATCGLLWMANTCEQIYPGFKAFSCLNFKVLKGIVFDENFVDEYTLELQEVAKIENKEIEISAKISSITPEGKIRYHFSTNLILKREIPITPNYELLNLNQDEQFLSTNQLLYQNGTSSLFHGTIFQGVKSVLNASPGKLTIKCNLPQPTAQQQGQFPVQTFNPYIADVQIHSLWIWTQHFHQIGCLPSEIQNFEQFVQIPFGETFYVTCEIQSKTESNVVANIITHNKEGQIYNQMIGAKGTILPKQIG from the coding sequence ATGGCTGCTTCCAAAATTGAAGCTGTATTGTCACAATTGCAAGATGAAATCAGCAATTGTGAAAAGGCTTTGCTCAAGCTTATCAAGAGGAAAATTAATATGTCAGAAAACACAAATTTACTTAGTAAAATTAATACACAATTGCAGCAAACTAATGTGGCAATTATTGGGATGGCTTCTATATTTCCCCAATCAAAAAACTTACAGGAATATTGGGAAACAATTATTCAGAAAATTGATTGTATTACGGATGTTCCTACATCACGTTGGAGTATAGAAGATTACTATGATCCTAATCCTCATGCAGTTGATAAAACTTACTCCAAACGGGGAGGATTTCTTCCAGACATTGATTTTAATCCGATGGAATTTGGCTTACCTCCCAATATCCTAGAGGTGACAGATATTTCCCAATTACTCGGTTTGGTAGTTGCAAAAGCGGCGATGAAAGATGCTGGATATGGTGAATCTAGCCAGATTAACAGTGAGATCTACGATCGCACTGGGGTAGTATTAGGAGTAGCCATTGGTCGGCAGTTAGCAGTACCTTTAGGTGCAAGGTTGCAATACCCAATTTGGGAAAAAGTCCTGAAAAACAGCGGTTTATCAGACCAAGACACCGAAAAAATCATTCAAAAAATCAAAAGTGCATATGTGCAATGGGAAGAAAACGCCTTCCCCGGAATGTTAGCTAACGTCATTTCTGGGCGTATCGCCAACCGTCTCGACTTGGGAGGGATGAACTGCGTAGTTGATGCAGCTTGTGCCAGTTCCTTAGGTGCGTTGAGAATGGCGATTAGCGAATTAGTTGAACATCGCGCCGACATGATGCTGACTGGCGGAGTTGACACCGATAACTCGATTTTCGCCTATATGTGTTTTAGTAAAACTCCAGCTATTTCCCCTGGAGAGAAAGTCAAACCCTTCGATGCTGAATCTGATGGCATGATGTTGGGTGAAGGGGTAGGAATGTTAGTACTTAAGCGGTTAGAAGATGCAGTCCGAGATAGCGATCGCATCTATGCAGTTATTAAAGGAATTGGTTCTTCTAGCGATGGTAAGTATAAAAGTATCTATGCACCACGTTCCGAAGGACAAATCAAAGCCTTGCAACGTGCTTACCAAGAAGCAGGAATTTCCCCCGCTAGTGTGAGTTTAATTGAAGCACATGGAACGGGAACAATGGTAGGAGATCCTACAGAATTTACATCTATCAAACAGTTTTTTGGTGAAAACAATTCCAAAACCCAACATATAGCTTTAGGAACTGTTAAATCACAAATTGGACATACCAAAGCCGCAGCCGGTGCAGCAAGTCTCATTAAAACAGCTTTGGCATTACATCACAAAGTACTACCACCCACAATTAACGTTACTAAACCACACCCAAAACTAAATATTGAGAATTCCCCATTTTATTTAAATACAGAAACTCGTCCTTGGATTAGTAGCCAACCTAGACGGGCTGGGGTGAGTGCATTTGGTTTTGGAGGCACAAATTATCACGTTGTTTTAGAAGAATATGAAAACGAACATGATCAATCTTATCGGCTACACAATACTCCCAAATCAATCCTATTATCCGCACCCACAACTCCAGAATTATTGTCTCGTTGTCAAGAAATTTATCAACAACTAAAATCAGATCAAAAACAACTACGTTACCAACAAATAATCACAGAATCTGAAACCTTAGAAATCCCCATCAACTATAACAGAATTGGCTTTTTAGTAAATAATTGTACACAAGCAGAAGAATTTTTACAACTTAGTATTGACCAGTTAAAAAAACAGCCCAAAGCCGAATCATGGGAACATCCCAAAGGAATTTACTATCGCCAAACGGGCATAGAAACTAAAGGTAAGATAGTTGCCTTATTTTCTGGACAAGGTTCCCAATATTTAGACATGGGCAAGGAAGTAGCAGTTAACTTTCCTAACCTACGTCAAACCTATGCTCACATGGATAAATTGTTATGTAAAGATGGGCTAAACCCTCTATCTGAAGTAGTTTTTCCACACCCAGTTTTCGATGCAGAACAAAAGAAACATCAGCTAGAAATACTACAAAAAACCGAATATGCACAACCTGCAATTGGTGCTTTCAGCGCAGCTTTATACAACATATTAAAACAAGCCGGGTTTAAAGCTGATTTTGTGGCCGGTCATAGTTTTGGAGAATTAACAGCTTTGTGGGCTGGGGGAGTGTTGAGTGAAGAAGATTATTTCTTCCTAGTGACGGCCAGAGGGAAAGCAATGGCTACATCCCCAGAATCTGATCCAGGGGGAATGTTAGCAGTTAAAGGTGATGTTGGTCAGTTGCAGGAACTAATTAAAAATTTCCCCCAAGTTGCTATTGCTAATTGGAATTCTCCAAATCAAGTGGTATTAGCTGGCAAAAAAGTAGAACTTGCCCAAGTGCAGAATGTTTTAAAAGAAAAGGGATTTTTGACATTTTTATTAGGAGTTTCCGCAGCTTTTCATACACCATTAGTAGCCCATGCTCAGGAACCTTTTTTGCAAGCAATTGAGAAAGTAAATTTCAACGATGCTAAAATTCCGATTTATACCAATGTTACAGGTGAACGTTACCCTAGTGATTCCTCAAGCATTCAAAAAATTCTCAAGAAACATCTGCTAAATCAAGTTCTATTTCAACAGGAAATTGAAAATATATATGCAGATGGAGGCTATTGCTTTATTGAGTTTGGCCCCAAAAATGTTCTGACCAACTTAGTCAAAGATATTCTGAATGATAAACCACATATAGCCGTAGCTTTAAATGGGAATCATGCTAAGAATAGCGACTTAGTTTTACGAGAAGCAATAATACAATTGCGGGTTGTTGGTTTACCTCTACAAAAACTCGACCCCTACCAAATTGAAACAAAAATTACTCAAGTTGATCAAAAGAAGGTTTTAAACGTGCGGTTAAACAGTACCAATATCACTGACAAAGCAAAACAAGCATTTGCACAAGCTATGGAAGATGGATATCAAATTAGTACGGTATCTCCTCATGCAGAATTAATGAATAAAAATCAAACTAGTACGGTATCTTCCTTCACAGAAGTAAGTAACGAACATTACCAAATAGTAGAGATAGAATCTCTTCTTCCTGCCCATAATGAATTAATTAACGGTAATGGTAAATCCACACATAATGAAGATAATAGCAAATTAGATAAAGTGGAAATTCCCATTGCAAATTATGAAAAAGTTATTGATGGCTTAGAACAGTCATTAGCAGAGTTTACTCGCAATCAACGTGATATTACACAGGCTCATGAACAATCTTTACATAATCAAACAGAGTATACAAAAACCTTTTACCAGTTAATGCAACAGCAGCATTCCTTATTAGCGAATAATCAAGTTAGTGAATATCAAGCACAAACACAACAACTAGCAATTTCTAGTTCTGAACGTAGCATAATGCGGCTTCATGATCATCAAACTGACACTATCCACATTCATAAACAATATCTCAGCTATCAGCAGGAATATACTCATAATTACTTCCAATTGCTGCAACAACATTATAATTTTTTGCTAGTTCCTAATGATAGACCTCAACCCCAAAATCCTTCTCGATATCTCCCTAAAGAAGTGCGAGAAGGAGAAGAAAATGAAAAAAATTTGATTAACAAGAATGGGGTGAATAATTCTTCTGCCCTGCAAGAAGGGTTACAGGAAAGTTCAAACACTATCACAGTAGTACCGACAAATCCAATTGATATTAATATTTCCACACTCGGACAAACTCTTCTCACCATTGTTAGTGATAAAACAGGTTATCCAACAGAGATGTTAGATTTGTCAATGGATATTGAGGCGGATTTAGGAATTGATTCTATCAAACGGGTAGAAATTTTAGGAGGGTTGTTAGAACTTTACCCCGACTTACCCAAACCGAACCCAGAAGAATTAGGTCAATTGCGTACCTTGGGACAAATTGCAGAGTACATAAAAACTCTAATTCCAGATTTACTTAATCAAAAAGTAGAGGTTTCTGAAGCTACTATTGTTCCAGCACAAACATTAGTAAAAGTTCCTCACGATACTGAAGAAAATCAGCCACAAATCCCAGAAGCCCAAACTAATTTTCCTGAATTAGAAGTTTCTCTAACTCCCATCCAACTTCTTTCTACAAGTGAAGATAAATTAGAAGAAATTGCTGCAAACGATATAGATAAACAAATTATCATACCCACAGATTTGAGTAATATTCTTCTCACCATTGTTAGTGACAAAACAGGTTATCCAACAGAGATGTTAGAACTGTCAATGGATATTGAGGCGGATTTAGGAATTGATTCTATCAAACGGGTAGAAATTTTAGGAGGGTTGTTAGAACTTTACCCGAACTTACCCAGACCGAATCCAGAAGAGTTGGGTCAATTACGTACCTTAGGTCAAATTGCTGAATATATGCAAGATCTGGCTAAAGGTATAACTAAGTTACTAACTGAAAAAAAGCAGGATCTGAAAGTAACGGAATTGAATCATAAAATTCTTCGCAGTCCTGTGAAATTACAGCAACTTCCCCAACCTGATGTTTTAGAGTTCAATATTCCTGAAAATCATATTGCTTTAATTACTGATAATGGTTCTTCCACTACAGGAAAATTAGCAACCGCCTTAATGGAAAAAGGTTGGAAAACTGTAGTTTTAAGTTTCCCTTCTGTCCAGTCAACTTTAGTAGAAGGAATTAATCATGTAGTTTTAAATGATTGGAGTGAAGAAGGTTTAAAACAACAGTTAGAAGATATCTCTTGTGATTATGGTGCTGTTGGTACATTTATTCACTTACATTCTGCAACTCATGATCAAGCAAGTCATAGTGTGCGTTATTTAGAAACAGAACATACTGTCTTACGTCATGTATTTCTGGTTGCTAAATATCTCAAAGAATCACTAACTAATGCAGCTACAAAAGGACGCAGTTGTTTTATCAATGTTGCCCGTTTAGATGGTGAGTTTGGACTGGGACACACAATTAATTTTGGTGTAATTGGTGCAGGAATATTTGGACTAACTAAGAGTTTAAATCAAGAATGGGAAGCTGTATTTTGTCGTTCTCTTGATTTGAGTCCTGATTTAGATGTAGACACTTCTGTCAAATATATTCTTGCCGAACTTCAAGATCCTAATCTTTTAGTTACAGAGGTAGGATATAGCCACAAAGGTAGAGTAACCTTAATTGCAGAACCCGCTTCATTAAGCATTAGCAATTCCCCATTACCAATTACCAAAGATCAAGTATTTCTAGTTAGTGGTGGTGCAAAAGGTATAACTGCCCAATGTGTCATTAAACTAGCCCAACAATATCAATGTAAATTCATTCTTTTAGGTCGTTCGAGTACAGAAGCAGAACCAGTTTGGGCAGAGGGCTATGAGAATGAAGCCCAATTAAAACAGCAAATTATGGAGGATTTTCAAGCCAGGGGAGAAAAGCCAACACCAAGAATGGTGCAAAAAAAATATCAAGCAATTTCCTCACAACGAGAAATTCAAAATACATTGAAAGCAATTGAGAAAGCAGGAGGGGAAGCAGTATATTTGAGTGTAGATGTTACTGACGGCATCTTGTTAGAACAGAAACTAGCATCCATAGTTGAATGTGTAGGGGAGATAACTGGAATTATTCATGGTGCTGGAAATTTAGCTGATAAGCGCATTGAAAAAAAATCAATTCATGATTTTGAAACAGTTTACTCTTCCAAAGTCAAGGGTTTAGAAAACTTACTTCGTTGTGTACCACCAAAACAACTGCAATATTTAGTTTTGTTTTCCTCGGTAGTTGGTTTTTATGGTAATGTAGGACAATCGGATTATGCGATCGCTAACGAGATCCTCAACAAATCAGCCCATCTCGTCAAACGCAACCATCCTGACTGCCATGTAGCCGCGATTAACTGGGGTCCTTGGGATAGCGGCATGGTATCACCAGAATTAAAGCAAGTCTTTACAGAACGGGGAATTGAAACCATACCTGTAGAAATCGGCACACAGATGTTAGTAGATGAACTAACAAATGCAAGTCCAGAAACAGTACAATTGGTAATTGGTAGCCCCCTAGTTTATATCCCATCTTCCTTATCCAGCGAATTAAAAACCTATCGCATTCATCGCCAATTAACCTTAGCCGCTAATCCATTTTTGCAGGATCATGTAATTCTAGGTCGTCCAGTTCTTCCTGCCACTTGTGGACTACTATGGATGGCTAACACCTGCGAACAAATTTATCCAGGTTTCAAGGCTTTTAGTTGCCTTAATTTCAAAGTTTTAAAGGGAATTGTTTTTGATGAAAATTTCGTCGATGAATATACTCTAGAACTGCAAGAAGTTGCTAAGATAGAAAATAAAGAGATAGAAATTTCTGCTAAAATTAGCAGTATCACTCCAGAAGGTAAAATCAGGTATCACTTCAGTACTAATCTGATTTTGAAGCGCGAGATTCCCATTACTCCTAACTATGAATTGCTAAACTTAAACCAAGATGAGCAATTTCTCTCTACCAATCAATTACTTTATCAAAACGGCACATCTAGCTTATTTCATGGAACTATCTTTCAAGGCGTAAAATCTGTATTAAACGCCAGCCCTGGTAAACTCACCATCAAATGTAATTTACCACAACCCACAGCACAACAACAGGGACAATTTCCAGTCCAAACATTCAATCCATATATTGCAGATGTACAGATACATTCACTCTGGATTTGGACACAGCATTTTCATCAAATAGGGTGCTTACCCTCAGAAATTCAAAACTTTGAACAATTTGTACAAATACCTTTTGGTGAAACATTTTATGTTACCTGTGAAATCCAATCCAAGACAGAATCAAATGTAGTGGCTAACATCATTACCCATAACAAAGAAGGACAAATTTATAACCAGATGATTGGTGCAAAAGGAACTATTTTACCCAAGCAAATAGGATAG